One part of the Phycisphaerae bacterium genome encodes these proteins:
- a CDS encoding SEC-C domain-containing protein, whose amino-acid sequence MSISSILLDGMRGVIDCVEAARHSPLPSPVPAAECTRLLEEYRRTRAITSKLANRLVGKIPKNTLDACARTLGMMVRGTLVFDDINETDVLMDYCIFFGLDQGATVISRFAATSPYPEGSAETLALQAMCNSKYRFLAVTAVAPSLGIEAVDLLRNERRLIADESFSRMAVPGLLLASRIVDMPEFSMTTGAALPVTVEVLEEIWHQLDADRGNINSIDPKNATFEQEVALATLIISAALKHRTSCRIRYVEPGKDPGEWDEGHDLSPSRPGRLSPGHRVSRNDPCPCGSNLKYKNCCGRRRYI is encoded by the coding sequence ATGTCCATCAGCAGCATTCTGCTTGACGGAATGAGGGGCGTGATCGATTGCGTGGAGGCTGCCCGCCACAGCCCTTTACCTTCTCCAGTTCCCGCCGCCGAGTGCACGCGGCTTCTGGAAGAGTATCGCCGCACCCGCGCGATCACCTCCAAACTGGCCAACCGGTTGGTTGGTAAGATACCCAAGAACACGCTCGACGCGTGCGCAAGAACGCTGGGCATGATGGTGCGAGGCACGTTGGTGTTCGACGACATTAACGAAACGGACGTCCTGATGGATTACTGCATCTTCTTCGGGCTCGACCAGGGCGCTACGGTGATCTCACGTTTCGCCGCAACCTCACCGTATCCCGAAGGGTCGGCGGAGACGCTGGCACTCCAAGCCATGTGCAACAGCAAATACCGTTTTTTGGCAGTGACCGCCGTTGCCCCCTCCCTCGGCATCGAGGCCGTCGATTTGCTGCGAAACGAACGGCGGCTCATTGCGGACGAGTCGTTCAGTCGCATGGCGGTTCCCGGTCTCCTGCTGGCGAGCCGAATCGTCGACATGCCGGAGTTTTCAATGACCACCGGCGCCGCTCTGCCCGTTACTGTTGAAGTCCTCGAAGAGATCTGGCATCAGCTCGACGCCGATCGCGGCAATATCAACTCCATCGATCCGAAAAACGCAACATTCGAACAGGAGGTCGCCTTGGCGACCTTGATCATTTCAGCGGCGCTCAAGCACCGTACATCCTGCCGGATTCGGTATGTCGAGCCCGGGAAAGACCCCGGAGAATGGGACGAAGGTCACGACTTATCCCCGTCTCGCCCGGGCAGGCTGTCGCCCGGTCATCGCGTCTCGCGGAACGATCCATGTCCGTGCGGGAGCAACCTCAAATACAAGAATTGCTGCGGGCGACGGAGATACATTTGA
- a CDS encoding flagellar basal body P-ring protein FlgI, with translation MNAHRKLDRLVVLGLLVLGGCGEDFWGSKKPTTRPSGTLPDLDAMRRSVQSVAMEGTIGSVANLQGMRYMRVRGYGLVWGLNGQGSRFCPPAIRERILRDIRRFRLANPHLERNLTAEELIDSMNTAVVEVTGDVPAGAQEGTVFDVVVSAVATSPDARSLAGGHLLPCELQILQETSPGDAIEGRTHAKARGPVFTNPFIGSSTQPAADTSLLEGRVIGGGVNTLKRRLGLDTFVPSYRTVREIADAVNRRFVGDPKIADPISSSHVDLRVPDEYRGREARFIELVMHLPLSPSPAVREMRTKALISALSSSIEPPEDAALSLEGIGPSVITMLSPLYTHPQRQVSWYAARTGLRLGDAPALEVVARHARDPKSPYRMQAIREMGSCRRMALATTVLRELLDSPDTWVRIRAYEALRTADRSAMVSLVVGREPGNFILDVLPSAASPLIYARRSEVRRIALIGADQMSFRLPLFYSKPGKQVTLSAAAGDQKLTVLRKELNKVAGEFKVPLSVVQMTRFMGEDPRMGPDKTPAGLGLDYAAVLDVLYTLCQDGALNARMEWEQQSIEDLIGPLRPRGRPESDL, from the coding sequence ATGAACGCGCATCGCAAACTCGACCGGCTCGTGGTCTTGGGTCTGCTCGTGCTTGGTGGGTGCGGCGAGGATTTCTGGGGCAGCAAGAAGCCGACTACCCGCCCGTCGGGCACGCTGCCCGACCTGGACGCCATGCGACGTTCTGTTCAGTCTGTCGCGATGGAGGGGACAATCGGCTCGGTGGCCAACCTGCAGGGGATGCGCTACATGCGGGTGCGAGGCTACGGGCTGGTGTGGGGACTGAACGGGCAGGGTAGCAGGTTCTGTCCTCCGGCGATACGCGAGCGGATCCTGCGAGACATCCGCCGGTTCCGGCTGGCAAACCCGCATCTGGAGAGGAATCTGACGGCGGAGGAACTGATCGACAGCATGAATACGGCGGTCGTGGAGGTCACCGGTGACGTGCCGGCCGGCGCGCAGGAGGGGACCGTATTCGACGTGGTTGTGTCGGCGGTGGCAACCAGCCCGGACGCGCGGTCGCTGGCCGGCGGGCACCTCCTGCCCTGTGAGCTCCAGATCCTTCAGGAAACCTCGCCAGGCGATGCGATCGAGGGGCGGACTCATGCCAAAGCTCGCGGGCCGGTTTTCACGAATCCCTTTATCGGCTCGAGCACGCAGCCTGCGGCCGACACCAGCCTTTTGGAGGGCAGAGTGATCGGCGGCGGCGTGAACACTCTGAAGCGCCGACTCGGCCTCGACACATTTGTCCCGTCCTATCGGACGGTTCGCGAGATTGCCGATGCGGTCAATCGTCGTTTTGTCGGTGACCCGAAGATCGCGGATCCCATATCTTCCAGCCACGTCGATCTGAGAGTACCGGATGAGTATCGCGGAAGGGAAGCTCGGTTTATCGAGTTGGTGATGCACTTGCCCTTGTCGCCGTCACCTGCGGTGAGAGAGATGCGTACCAAGGCGCTGATCAGCGCGTTGTCGAGTTCGATCGAACCGCCGGAGGACGCGGCTTTGTCATTAGAGGGAATCGGGCCTTCGGTGATTACCATGCTTTCGCCGCTCTACACGCATCCCCAACGCCAAGTGAGCTGGTACGCAGCCAGAACCGGTTTGAGACTTGGTGATGCCCCCGCCTTGGAGGTGGTTGCCCGCCACGCGAGAGACCCCAAGAGCCCCTATCGCATGCAGGCGATCCGGGAGATGGGTAGCTGCCGCCGAATGGCGTTGGCAACCACGGTTCTTCGAGAGCTTCTGGACAGCCCCGACACCTGGGTCCGCATTCGGGCTTACGAAGCCCTTCGAACGGCCGACCGGTCAGCCATGGTGTCCTTGGTGGTCGGCCGTGAGCCCGGGAACTTCATCCTTGACGTGCTGCCCTCGGCGGCGTCTCCCCTGATCTACGCGAGACGAAGCGAGGTCCGACGGATCGCACTGATTGGCGCGGACCAGATGTCCTTTCGGCTCCCGCTGTTTTACTCCAAGCCGGGCAAGCAGGTGACTTTGTCGGCCGCCGCGGGCGATCAGAAGCTGACCGTCCTTCGCAAGGAACTCAACAAGGTGGCGGGTGAGTTCAAGGTTCCGCTCTCGGTCGTGCAGATGACTCGTTTCATGGGCGAGGACCCGAGGATGGGGCCGGACAAGACGCCGGCGGGACTTGGCCTCGATTATGCAGCGGTGCTCGACGTGTTGTACACCCTTTGTCAGGATGGGGCCCTGAACGCCCGCATGGAATGGGAACAGCAGAGCATCGAGGACCTGATCGGCCCCCTACGGCCGAGGGGGCGCCCCGAATCTGATTTATGA